One Chordicoccus furentiruminis DNA window includes the following coding sequences:
- the rfbD gene encoding dTDP-4-dehydrorhamnose reductase, with translation MKVFVTGVAGQLGHDVMNELAKRGIEGIGTDLKESYAGIQDGTPVTGMPYVSLDITDPEAVRRTIREVRPDVVVHCAAWTAVDKAEEMPEVCRKVNAGGTENIAAVCEEMDLPMMYFSTDYVFNGQGTRPWEPDDPYEPLDVYGRTKAEGEEAVRKHLSRFWILRIAWVFGTNGKNFIRTMLNLAKTHDTLRVVDDQIGTPTYTYDLARLVADMIGTDRYGIYHVTNEGPYISWYEFACAIFKEAGIDSVRVIPVSSEEYGAAAKRPFNSRMDRSKIQAEGFAPLPDWHDALARYIRILKEEK, from the coding sequence ATGAAGGTTTTCGTCACAGGAGTGGCAGGACAGCTCGGCCACGACGTCATGAACGAGCTGGCAAAACGGGGCATTGAAGGCATCGGCACGGATCTGAAGGAATCCTATGCAGGTATTCAGGACGGCACGCCGGTCACCGGAATGCCGTACGTGAGTCTTGACATCACCGATCCGGAGGCGGTGCGCCGGACGATCCGGGAGGTCCGGCCGGATGTCGTCGTGCACTGCGCGGCCTGGACCGCGGTAGACAAGGCGGAGGAGATGCCGGAGGTCTGCCGGAAGGTCAACGCGGGCGGAACGGAGAACATCGCCGCCGTCTGCGAGGAGATGGATCTTCCGATGATGTATTTCTCGACGGATTACGTGTTCAACGGCCAGGGAACCCGTCCGTGGGAGCCGGACGATCCCTACGAACCGCTTGACGTCTACGGCCGGACGAAGGCGGAAGGAGAAGAGGCTGTCCGGAAACACCTGAGCCGCTTCTGGATCCTCCGGATCGCCTGGGTCTTCGGGACGAACGGGAAGAATTTCATCCGGACGATGCTGAATCTGGCGAAGACGCACGACACGCTCCGGGTTGTGGACGATCAGATCGGAACGCCGACCTATACCTATGATCTGGCACGGCTCGTGGCGGATATGATCGGAACGGACCGGTACGGCATCTATCATGTGACGAACGAAGGCCCGTACATCTCCTGGTACGAGTTCGCCTGCGCGATCTTCAAGGAGGCGGGCATCGACAGCGTGAGGGTGATTCCGGTGTCTTCCGAGGAATACGGCGCAGCGGCGAAAAGACCGTTCAACAGCCGGATGGACCGCTCGAAGATTCAGGCGGAAGGCTTCGCGCCGCTGCCCGACTGGCATGACGCGCTGGCGAGATATATCCGGATTCTGAAGGAAGAGAAATGA
- a CDS encoding glycosyltransferase family 2 protein, with translation MAENAGFLVRQDRFSLTDPGLYLITGWLAPRAEVSASLDDVPVNVTAEKKTENVDERYGGCETLLRMTLGTEIGGHALRLYADRGSGRRLCFEISVKALRAKQRPIRYFIDDAAVLRHDDLMRIQGWAVAKEPVRVDVYGTDGEKLVSRVERYRRYDTVELFPEYPVDPSAGFNIELQPVPKGPVRVRFRTEGDELVLTFPTDRFGVAAAKTGRYAEKAWKALRTQGPRALASKTYNKLFNPAMRTVEYGQWIRKHLPSERELARQRKEPLPAHPLVSIVVPCYRTPEKYLRELVNSIEAQTYPDWELILSDGSGADSPIAGLLDGIAAGDSRIRVLHHEARMRIAENTNAALHEAKGRWIAFSDHDDLLVPSALYECMRTLGRYPDTEMIYTDEDKIGPGDRFMQPNLKPDYDPDFLHSVNYICHLLLVSRALYERTGDLDPAFDGAQDYDFILRCTEHTSAIRHVPEILYHWRFFEGSTSANPEAKSYAFEAGRRAVQAWYDRQNLPAAAENGEYPGLYRTRWHWKEEPLVSVLIPNKDHLDDLRTAVRSLLGTTSYRNLEILIIENNSEEPETFEGYKALMKEDPRIRTVTYRGGFNYSAINNFGVRAAKGEYYLFLNNDTECTSDAVREMLGYAMRPDVGAVGARLYYGDDTIQHAGAIVGWGGVAGHAFVNQKRGVTGYQHRIICQQDMSAVTAACMMVPAKVFEEAGGFTEELAVAFNDIDLCMKIRSKGYLIVYNPFAELYHYESKSRGLENTPEKVSRFSREIAYFKEHWPDILRDGDPYYNPNLSMVTQDFSLKRN, from the coding sequence TTGGCTGAGAATGCAGGATTTCTTGTCCGTCAGGACCGGTTTTCCCTCACGGATCCCGGTCTTTATCTGATCACCGGCTGGCTTGCGCCGAGGGCGGAGGTCAGCGCCTCCCTCGACGACGTGCCGGTGAACGTCACGGCCGAAAAGAAAACCGAAAATGTGGACGAGCGGTACGGAGGCTGCGAGACGCTGCTCCGGATGACGCTGGGGACGGAGATCGGAGGACATGCTTTGAGGCTGTACGCGGACCGCGGAAGCGGAAGAAGGCTGTGCTTTGAGATTTCCGTGAAGGCGCTCCGGGCGAAGCAGCGCCCGATCCGGTACTTCATCGACGACGCGGCCGTTCTCCGCCATGATGATCTGATGAGAATTCAGGGCTGGGCGGTGGCGAAGGAGCCGGTCCGGGTCGACGTCTACGGGACGGACGGCGAAAAGCTCGTCAGCCGGGTGGAGCGGTACCGCCGGTACGATACCGTGGAGCTCTTTCCCGAGTACCCGGTCGATCCGTCCGCCGGCTTCAACATTGAGCTGCAGCCGGTTCCAAAGGGCCCGGTCCGCGTCCGCTTCCGCACGGAAGGGGACGAGCTGGTGCTGACGTTTCCGACCGACCGGTTCGGCGTCGCGGCGGCGAAGACCGGACGGTACGCGGAGAAGGCGTGGAAGGCGCTCCGTACACAGGGCCCCCGGGCGCTCGCGTCCAAGACGTACAACAAGCTCTTTAACCCGGCGATGCGGACGGTGGAGTACGGCCAGTGGATCCGGAAGCATCTCCCCTCCGAGCGGGAGCTGGCCCGTCAGCGGAAGGAGCCGCTTCCGGCTCATCCGCTCGTGAGCATCGTCGTCCCCTGCTACCGGACGCCGGAGAAGTACCTCCGGGAACTGGTGAATTCGATTGAGGCCCAGACCTATCCGGACTGGGAGCTGATTTTATCGGACGGCAGCGGGGCGGATTCGCCGATCGCCGGTCTCCTTGACGGGATCGCCGCCGGCGACAGCCGGATCCGGGTGCTGCACCACGAGGCTCGGATGCGGATCGCGGAGAACACCAACGCGGCACTTCATGAGGCAAAAGGGCGGTGGATTGCATTTTCCGACCACGACGACCTGCTGGTTCCCAGCGCGCTGTACGAGTGCATGAGGACGCTCGGCCGGTATCCGGACACGGAGATGATCTACACGGACGAGGACAAGATCGGACCCGGAGACCGCTTCATGCAGCCGAATCTGAAGCCGGATTACGACCCGGATTTTCTCCACTCGGTGAATTACATCTGCCATCTTCTGCTGGTGAGCCGGGCGCTGTATGAGCGGACGGGGGACCTGGATCCGGCCTTCGACGGAGCGCAGGACTACGATTTCATCCTTCGCTGCACGGAACATACATCCGCCATCCGCCACGTGCCGGAGATCCTCTACCACTGGCGCTTCTTCGAGGGGAGCACCTCGGCCAACCCGGAGGCGAAGTCCTACGCCTTCGAGGCGGGACGCCGTGCGGTTCAGGCGTGGTACGACCGGCAGAATCTTCCCGCAGCGGCCGAGAACGGCGAGTATCCGGGACTCTACCGGACGCGCTGGCACTGGAAGGAGGAGCCGCTGGTCTCGGTGCTGATCCCCAACAAGGACCATCTGGACGATCTGCGCACCGCGGTCCGGAGCCTTCTCGGAACGACCTCATACCGGAATCTGGAGATTCTGATCATCGAGAACAACAGCGAGGAACCGGAGACCTTCGAAGGATACAAAGCGCTGATGAAGGAGGATCCGCGGATCCGGACCGTGACCTACAGGGGCGGCTTCAACTACTCGGCCATCAATAATTTCGGCGTGCGTGCAGCGAAGGGAGAGTACTACCTCTTCCTGAACAATGACACAGAGTGTACGAGCGACGCGGTCCGGGAGATGCTGGGCTACGCGATGCGGCCGGACGTGGGCGCGGTGGGTGCCCGCCTCTACTACGGCGACGACACGATTCAGCACGCCGGAGCGATCGTCGGCTGGGGCGGCGTGGCGGGACACGCTTTTGTCAACCAGAAGCGGGGCGTCACGGGATACCAGCACCGGATCATCTGTCAGCAGGACATGAGCGCGGTGACCGCGGCCTGCATGATGGTGCCGGCGAAAGTATTCGAAGAGGCCGGCGGTTTCACGGAGGAGCTTGCGGTTGCCTTCAACGACATCGATCTCTGCATGAAGATCCGCTCGAAGGGGTATCTCATCGTGTACAACCCGTTCGCGGAGCTGTATCATTATGAGTCGAAGTCGAGAGGGCTGGAGAACACGCCGGAGAAGGTCAGCCGCTTCAGCCGGGAAATCGCGTATTTCAAGGAGCACTGGCCGGATATTCTCCGGGACGGAGATCCGTACTACAATCCGAATCTCAGCATGGTGACGCAGGATTTTTCGCTGAAGCGGAACTGA